The following coding sequences are from one Rutidosis leptorrhynchoides isolate AG116_Rl617_1_P2 chromosome 11, CSIRO_AGI_Rlap_v1, whole genome shotgun sequence window:
- the LOC139876594 gene encoding phospho-N-acetylmuramoyl-pentapeptide-transferase homolog isoform X1, translating to MRSYSVNFPQIGFKLGFQNPSIPSQQFNTFPFKYCPPSHFDNYKLSAFSRIQKYGSRDRFLIVASMDWDMSSFSLDDRIDSDGSIGYAFSSSEGEESDGDIILNPITDVDIPTSSERYRQPDDVLTATAQKLTMMGRSHRRNRIKYGIFINIGLVTFLIVLLLLLDSHAWRIVRLPLPPFHLIFPFIVSAVLVSCAGYICVPLFRISKMQVVISKWPARHSSKKKLTTTMGGLFLIPIGVVVAEVLVGFSSIEVSGASIATIAFAAIGLIDDVLCLVKRRRIGLSPWIRIMLEVAVGAWFCFWLCTRNIASPYSIKMVVPLPLPLGLISMGGSYLLLTLLTFVSMVNGVELTDGLDGLAGGTAALSFIGMSIAVLPICSDLSVFGASMAGACVGFLFHNRYKASVFMGDTGTLALGGALAAMAASTGMFFPLLISSGVIVLEALSVVLQVSYFKTTKRLHGVGRRLFKAVPLHYHLESCGIKEPVIVAGTYMISCILMLYAGYVGLISV from the exons ATGCGATCCTATTCCGTTAATTTCCCTCAGATAGGGTTTAAATTAGGTTTTCAAAACCCTTCCATTCCATCTCAACAATTCAATACTTTTCCATTTAAATACTGTCCTCCTTCACATTTCGATAACTACAAG TTATCGGCTTTTTCGAGGATACAGAAATATGGATCAAGAGATAGGTTTCTTATTGTTGCTTCTATGGATTGG GACATGTCTAGCTTTTCACTAGATGATAGAATTGACAGTGATGGGTCTATCGGATACGCCTTTTCTTCAAGTGAAGGTGAAGAAAGTGATGGTGATATCATATTAAATCCAATCACTGATGTTGATATTCCAACATCAAGTGAGCGATATCGTCAACCTGATGACGTCTTAACAGCGACTGCTCAGAAGCTGACAATGATGGGCAGATCTCATAGACGAAACAG GATTAAATATGGAATTTTTATCAACATAGGGCTTGTAACATTTTTGATAGTGCTTTTGCTACTTTTGGATTCACATGCGTGGCGGATAGTGAGGCTTCCTTTACCACCGTTTCATTTAATTTTTCCTTTTATAGTATCGGCAGTTTTGGTGTCGTGTGCTGGCTATATATGTGTTCCGTTATTTCGTATATCAAAAATGCAAGTGGTTATCAGTAAATGGCCAGCTAGGCACTCGTCGAAGAAGAAGCTAACTACCACAATGGGTGGATTGTTTCTTATACCTATTGGTGTAGTTGTGGCCGAAGTATTAGTTGGATTTTCTTCTATAGAAGTTTCCGGAGCATCTATAGCAACTATAGCATTTGCTGCTATTGGGTTAATAGATGACGTTTTATGTTTGGTGAAAAGGCGGAGGATCGGCCTATCTCCATGGATAAGAATTATGTTAGAG GTAGCTGTTGGAGCATGGTTCTGCTTTTGGTTATGTACAAGGAATATAGCATCACCGTACAGCAT TAAAATGGTGGTTCCTCTACCTCTACCACTGGGCTTGATCTCCATGGGAGGTTCTTATTTATTACTGACTTTATTAACTTTCGTGTCAATGGTTAACGGCGTGGAGTTAACCGATGGTCTCGATGGGTTAGCTGGAGGAACCGCTGCTCTTTCATTTATAGGCATGTCCATTGCAGTCCTTCCAATATGTTCAG ATCTTTCTGTGTTTGGAGCATCAATGGCCGGAGCTTGCGTTGGTTTCCTTTTTCATAACCGGTACAAAGCTTCGGTGTTTATGGGTGATACTGGCACTTTGGCGTTGGGTGGAGCCTTGGCTGCAATGGCTGCTTCAACGGGAATGTTTTTTCCGTTGCTTATATCGTCTGGAGTCATTGTGTTGGAAGCACTATCTGTTGTATTGCAG GTATCATACTTCAAGACCACTAAACGGCTGCATGGAGTTGGGCGACGTTTGTTCAAGGCGGTTCCCTTGCATTACCATCTTGAATCGTGTGGAATTAAAGAACCTGTTATCGTTGCAGGCACATACATGATATCATGCATATTGATGCTGTATGCTGGATATGTAGGTCTTATTTCTGTatag
- the LOC139876594 gene encoding phospho-N-acetylmuramoyl-pentapeptide-transferase homolog isoform X2 — protein sequence MDQEIGFLLLLLWIGFSLDDRIDSDGSIGYAFSSSEGEESDGDIILNPITDVDIPTSSERYRQPDDVLTATAQKLTMMGRSHRRNRIKYGIFINIGLVTFLIVLLLLLDSHAWRIVRLPLPPFHLIFPFIVSAVLVSCAGYICVPLFRISKMQVVISKWPARHSSKKKLTTTMGGLFLIPIGVVVAEVLVGFSSIEVSGASIATIAFAAIGLIDDVLCLVKRRRIGLSPWIRIMLEVAVGAWFCFWLCTRNIASPYSIKMVVPLPLPLGLISMGGSYLLLTLLTFVSMVNGVELTDGLDGLAGGTAALSFIGMSIAVLPICSDLSVFGASMAGACVGFLFHNRYKASVFMGDTGTLALGGALAAMAASTGMFFPLLISSGVIVLEALSVVLQVSYFKTTKRLHGVGRRLFKAVPLHYHLESCGIKEPVIVAGTYMISCILMLYAGYVGLISV from the exons ATGGATCAAGAGATAGGTTTCTTATTGTTGCTTCTATGGATTGG CTTTTCACTAGATGATAGAATTGACAGTGATGGGTCTATCGGATACGCCTTTTCTTCAAGTGAAGGTGAAGAAAGTGATGGTGATATCATATTAAATCCAATCACTGATGTTGATATTCCAACATCAAGTGAGCGATATCGTCAACCTGATGACGTCTTAACAGCGACTGCTCAGAAGCTGACAATGATGGGCAGATCTCATAGACGAAACAG GATTAAATATGGAATTTTTATCAACATAGGGCTTGTAACATTTTTGATAGTGCTTTTGCTACTTTTGGATTCACATGCGTGGCGGATAGTGAGGCTTCCTTTACCACCGTTTCATTTAATTTTTCCTTTTATAGTATCGGCAGTTTTGGTGTCGTGTGCTGGCTATATATGTGTTCCGTTATTTCGTATATCAAAAATGCAAGTGGTTATCAGTAAATGGCCAGCTAGGCACTCGTCGAAGAAGAAGCTAACTACCACAATGGGTGGATTGTTTCTTATACCTATTGGTGTAGTTGTGGCCGAAGTATTAGTTGGATTTTCTTCTATAGAAGTTTCCGGAGCATCTATAGCAACTATAGCATTTGCTGCTATTGGGTTAATAGATGACGTTTTATGTTTGGTGAAAAGGCGGAGGATCGGCCTATCTCCATGGATAAGAATTATGTTAGAG GTAGCTGTTGGAGCATGGTTCTGCTTTTGGTTATGTACAAGGAATATAGCATCACCGTACAGCAT TAAAATGGTGGTTCCTCTACCTCTACCACTGGGCTTGATCTCCATGGGAGGTTCTTATTTATTACTGACTTTATTAACTTTCGTGTCAATGGTTAACGGCGTGGAGTTAACCGATGGTCTCGATGGGTTAGCTGGAGGAACCGCTGCTCTTTCATTTATAGGCATGTCCATTGCAGTCCTTCCAATATGTTCAG ATCTTTCTGTGTTTGGAGCATCAATGGCCGGAGCTTGCGTTGGTTTCCTTTTTCATAACCGGTACAAAGCTTCGGTGTTTATGGGTGATACTGGCACTTTGGCGTTGGGTGGAGCCTTGGCTGCAATGGCTGCTTCAACGGGAATGTTTTTTCCGTTGCTTATATCGTCTGGAGTCATTGTGTTGGAAGCACTATCTGTTGTATTGCAG GTATCATACTTCAAGACCACTAAACGGCTGCATGGAGTTGGGCGACGTTTGTTCAAGGCGGTTCCCTTGCATTACCATCTTGAATCGTGTGGAATTAAAGAACCTGTTATCGTTGCAGGCACATACATGATATCATGCATATTGATGCTGTATGCTGGATATGTAGGTCTTATTTCTGTatag
- the LOC139876594 gene encoding phospho-N-acetylmuramoyl-pentapeptide-transferase homolog isoform X3: MSSFSLDDRIDSDGSIGYAFSSSEGEESDGDIILNPITDVDIPTSSERYRQPDDVLTATAQKLTMMGRSHRRNRIKYGIFINIGLVTFLIVLLLLLDSHAWRIVRLPLPPFHLIFPFIVSAVLVSCAGYICVPLFRISKMQVVISKWPARHSSKKKLTTTMGGLFLIPIGVVVAEVLVGFSSIEVSGASIATIAFAAIGLIDDVLCLVKRRRIGLSPWIRIMLEVAVGAWFCFWLCTRNIASPYSIKMVVPLPLPLGLISMGGSYLLLTLLTFVSMVNGVELTDGLDGLAGGTAALSFIGMSIAVLPICSDLSVFGASMAGACVGFLFHNRYKASVFMGDTGTLALGGALAAMAASTGMFFPLLISSGVIVLEALSVVLQVSYFKTTKRLHGVGRRLFKAVPLHYHLESCGIKEPVIVAGTYMISCILMLYAGYVGLISV; the protein is encoded by the exons ATGTCTAGCTTTTCACTAGATGATAGAATTGACAGTGATGGGTCTATCGGATACGCCTTTTCTTCAAGTGAAGGTGAAGAAAGTGATGGTGATATCATATTAAATCCAATCACTGATGTTGATATTCCAACATCAAGTGAGCGATATCGTCAACCTGATGACGTCTTAACAGCGACTGCTCAGAAGCTGACAATGATGGGCAGATCTCATAGACGAAACAG GATTAAATATGGAATTTTTATCAACATAGGGCTTGTAACATTTTTGATAGTGCTTTTGCTACTTTTGGATTCACATGCGTGGCGGATAGTGAGGCTTCCTTTACCACCGTTTCATTTAATTTTTCCTTTTATAGTATCGGCAGTTTTGGTGTCGTGTGCTGGCTATATATGTGTTCCGTTATTTCGTATATCAAAAATGCAAGTGGTTATCAGTAAATGGCCAGCTAGGCACTCGTCGAAGAAGAAGCTAACTACCACAATGGGTGGATTGTTTCTTATACCTATTGGTGTAGTTGTGGCCGAAGTATTAGTTGGATTTTCTTCTATAGAAGTTTCCGGAGCATCTATAGCAACTATAGCATTTGCTGCTATTGGGTTAATAGATGACGTTTTATGTTTGGTGAAAAGGCGGAGGATCGGCCTATCTCCATGGATAAGAATTATGTTAGAG GTAGCTGTTGGAGCATGGTTCTGCTTTTGGTTATGTACAAGGAATATAGCATCACCGTACAGCAT TAAAATGGTGGTTCCTCTACCTCTACCACTGGGCTTGATCTCCATGGGAGGTTCTTATTTATTACTGACTTTATTAACTTTCGTGTCAATGGTTAACGGCGTGGAGTTAACCGATGGTCTCGATGGGTTAGCTGGAGGAACCGCTGCTCTTTCATTTATAGGCATGTCCATTGCAGTCCTTCCAATATGTTCAG ATCTTTCTGTGTTTGGAGCATCAATGGCCGGAGCTTGCGTTGGTTTCCTTTTTCATAACCGGTACAAAGCTTCGGTGTTTATGGGTGATACTGGCACTTTGGCGTTGGGTGGAGCCTTGGCTGCAATGGCTGCTTCAACGGGAATGTTTTTTCCGTTGCTTATATCGTCTGGAGTCATTGTGTTGGAAGCACTATCTGTTGTATTGCAG GTATCATACTTCAAGACCACTAAACGGCTGCATGGAGTTGGGCGACGTTTGTTCAAGGCGGTTCCCTTGCATTACCATCTTGAATCGTGTGGAATTAAAGAACCTGTTATCGTTGCAGGCACATACATGATATCATGCATATTGATGCTGTATGCTGGATATGTAGGTCTTATTTCTGTatag